A stretch of the Methanocella sp. genome encodes the following:
- a CDS encoding ABC transporter permease subunit codes for MSFKVLRQTLLDKWKSIGLVTSLFFVFMAYYTALYPSTASMTTASINEMLENPAIKVLLGNVHWDNSFESYLSVKGLIFMGLISGGFAGWLAAGFLSGEVDHKTIDLLLAQPIVRTRLVLTRYAALIVTVIIMMAAMLAGTVIAVKALDIATSIPWLVYTLVYMGMMTLAFGAIALFISALMSDGRRAALTSLGVLVLMYFMETVGAVVNLLGPVRYLSLFHYAPYNEMLITRTLSLANLGVLLAVAIVFVALAVYVFRRRDIMVA; via the coding sequence ATGTCATTTAAAGTACTCCGACAAACGCTGCTGGACAAGTGGAAGAGCATCGGCCTGGTCACCTCCCTGTTCTTCGTGTTCATGGCCTACTATACCGCCCTCTATCCTTCGACGGCCAGCATGACGACGGCCAGCATCAACGAGATGCTCGAGAATCCGGCGATCAAGGTGTTGCTGGGCAACGTGCACTGGGATAACTCGTTCGAAAGTTACCTGTCGGTCAAGGGCCTCATATTCATGGGCCTGATCTCGGGCGGCTTCGCGGGATGGCTTGCGGCCGGGTTCCTCTCGGGCGAGGTCGACCATAAGACCATCGACCTGCTCTTAGCCCAGCCCATCGTCCGCACGCGCCTCGTCCTCACGCGCTATGCCGCACTGATCGTTACGGTCATAATCATGATGGCGGCGATGTTAGCCGGCACAGTCATTGCCGTCAAGGCGCTCGACATCGCGACATCGATCCCCTGGCTAGTATATACACTGGTATATATGGGCATGATGACGCTGGCATTCGGCGCGATCGCCCTGTTCATCTCGGCCCTCATGAGCGACGGCCGCAGGGCGGCGCTGACCTCGCTGGGCGTCCTGGTCCTCATGTACTTCATGGAGACCGTCGGCGCGGTCGTGAACCTGCTGGGCCCGGTGCGATATTTATCGCTCTTCCACTATGCCCCCTACAACGAGATGCTGATAACCCGCACCCTAAGCCTGGCTAACCTCGGAGTGCTGCTGGCCGTGGCGATCGTGTTCGTGGCGCTGGCCGTCTATGTATTCCGGCGCCGGGACATCATGGTGGCTTAA